A genomic window from Sphingobacterium sp. BN32 includes:
- the trpB gene encoding tryptophan synthase subunit beta: MSKYQVNNKGYYGPFGGAYIPEMLYPNVEELQEQYLAILEDPSFKAEFEQLLKDYVGRPSPLYRANRLSEKYNANIFLKREDLNHTGAHKINNTIGQILLAEKLGKKRIIAETGAGQHGVATATVCALKGLECVVYMGEIDIERQAPNVARMKMMGATVVAAKSGSRTLKDATNEALRDWINNPVDTHYIIGSVVGPHPYPDMVARFQSIISEETKKQLLEKTGKETPDIVMACVGGGSNAAGMFYHFLDDEDVQLIAVEAAGHGVESGESAATTILGQEGVLHGSRSILMQTEDGQVIEPYSISAGLDYPGIGPQHAWLFKSGRGTYVSATDDEAMQAGLQLTKLEGIIPAIESSHALAHLEKMNFKGDETVVICLSGRGDKDLDNYMKYFGF; the protein is encoded by the coding sequence ATGAGCAAATATCAAGTAAATAACAAAGGATATTACGGACCTTTTGGTGGTGCATACATCCCGGAGATGCTGTACCCAAATGTGGAAGAGTTACAGGAGCAATACCTAGCGATTCTTGAGGATCCAAGTTTTAAAGCGGAGTTTGAACAATTATTAAAAGATTACGTAGGACGTCCCTCTCCTCTTTACCGTGCAAATCGCTTATCGGAAAAATACAACGCTAATATCTTTTTAAAACGCGAAGATCTAAATCATACCGGCGCGCATAAGATCAATAACACGATTGGGCAGATCCTATTAGCAGAAAAGCTCGGTAAGAAACGAATTATCGCCGAAACGGGTGCTGGACAACATGGCGTTGCTACCGCGACGGTATGTGCGTTGAAAGGATTAGAATGTGTTGTTTACATGGGCGAGATCGATATTGAGCGTCAGGCACCTAACGTTGCCCGCATGAAGATGATGGGAGCTACTGTTGTAGCGGCTAAGTCGGGGAGCAGAACCTTGAAAGATGCAACGAACGAGGCTTTAAGAGATTGGATAAACAATCCAGTCGATACGCATTACATTATTGGGTCTGTGGTCGGACCGCATCCCTATCCGGATATGGTCGCACGCTTTCAATCCATCATTTCCGAAGAAACAAAAAAGCAATTATTAGAGAAAACGGGCAAAGAAACCCCTGATATTGTGATGGCCTGTGTTGGCGGTGGTTCCAATGCCGCAGGTATGTTCTATCATTTCTTGGACGACGAAGATGTTCAGTTGATCGCCGTTGAAGCAGCGGGACATGGTGTAGAAAGTGGTGAATCGGCTGCGACTACTATTCTTGGTCAGGAAGGCGTACTACACGGTAGCCGTTCCATCCTGATGCAAACGGAGGATGGACAGGTAATCGAACCTTATTCTATTTCCGCGGGCTTAGACTACCCTGGCATAGGCCCGCAGCATGCCTGGTTATTCAAGTCGGGCCGTGGAACATACGTCAGTGCAACAGACGATGAAGCGATGCAGGCCGGCCTGCAATTAACGAAACTCGAAGGTATCATCCCGGCAATCGAAAGCTCGCACGCACTCGCCCATCTGGAGAAGATGAACTTTAAAGGTGATGAGACCGTCGTTATCTGTCTATCGGGCCGCGGCGACAAGGATTTAGACAATTACATGAAATATTTTGGATTTTAA
- a CDS encoding TonB-dependent receptor gives MHLRRLLPLIILLFCGQILVAQSQLTTVSFEVAGNCGMCKKRIEKAGKDAGATEIEWSQNSHLATVKLDTNKVKVDHIKKQIAAVGHDAGEFKADDKVYEELHECCLYDRLGEDEEESHEGHDHADHDHEGHDHEGHEHAMKPEEDGGHNHDHDHEVTGVVVNENDKGDLNPIIEVTVFWADEPAKKVKTNENGVFKIMHKKPFRHLVISHASMQSDTVEVKNLHEVIVIQAKNNVLKEIVISRKQKSNYISKLTPNRIETLTAKELFKAACCDLSESFTTTASVDVVSSDAVTGSKQIQMLGLSGIYTQITVEGLPGPRGFSAPLGLNSIAGTWIEAINISKGIGSVANGFENMAGQINVELKKPHNSDKLFFNAYANNMGRTDVNLNVSHHINEKWSVGLLLHDNFMYNKSMNFSDNGFRDMPVGNLFSGINRWHYENGKGIIAQFGVKFLHDDRIGGQIDFNEKTDKYGTDLYGLGFKNQRIEGFGKLGYVFPTNKHRSIGLQLSASRFKQESFFGLNAYDNEQKSLYANLLFQDILGSVAHKYKVGASVQHDNYDEDLARYQAGQTAYQYDFGRKETTAGAFAEYTFSPSENFDAVLGLRQDYNNLYGWFTTPRAVLRYQPTLNTTLRLSSGRGQRTANIFAENLGIFASSRSINNMAGLINGANAYGLKPEVSWNTGFTFDQNFQLFGRESGISVELFHNRFQNQVVIDYEDPRQVSFYNLDGKSFSNSIQAEFRFMPLQHFEARMAYRLLDVQTDYQSGRLEKPMNAKHRGFLNLAYNLHSGWAFDYTLNVVGKKRLPSTASNPVEYQLGTRSDAYVTMNAQVSRTFGKNKNFDIYIGGENLTNFYQKDPILAFDNPFGQNFDTNLVWGPITGRMFYTGIRYHIK, from the coding sequence ATGCATTTACGAAGATTATTACCATTAATCATACTATTATTTTGTGGGCAAATTTTAGTTGCTCAAAGCCAACTTACGACTGTAAGTTTTGAAGTTGCCGGCAATTGCGGCATGTGTAAAAAGCGCATCGAGAAAGCAGGAAAAGATGCTGGTGCAACAGAGATTGAGTGGAGCCAAAACAGCCATCTCGCAACCGTTAAATTAGATACCAACAAGGTTAAAGTCGACCATATTAAGAAGCAGATTGCGGCCGTTGGTCATGATGCCGGAGAGTTTAAAGCCGATGATAAGGTTTATGAGGAACTCCACGAGTGTTGTTTGTATGACCGCTTAGGAGAAGACGAAGAGGAAAGCCATGAAGGACACGACCATGCTGATCACGATCATGAGGGCCATGACCATGAAGGGCATGAGCACGCAATGAAACCCGAAGAAGACGGAGGACATAATCACGACCATGATCACGAAGTGACCGGAGTGGTAGTGAATGAAAACGACAAAGGTGATCTGAATCCTATTATCGAAGTTACGGTATTCTGGGCAGACGAGCCTGCGAAAAAGGTTAAAACAAATGAGAATGGCGTATTTAAAATTATGCACAAAAAGCCATTCCGTCATCTCGTTATTTCCCATGCAAGCATGCAAAGTGATACGGTAGAGGTAAAAAACCTGCATGAGGTTATCGTAATCCAAGCGAAAAACAATGTACTAAAGGAAATCGTAATCTCCAGAAAACAGAAGTCTAACTACATCTCGAAGCTTACCCCGAACAGAATAGAGACATTGACCGCCAAGGAACTTTTCAAGGCCGCATGTTGTGATCTAAGCGAAAGTTTTACGACTACAGCATCGGTGGATGTCGTTAGCAGTGATGCGGTGACAGGGAGTAAGCAAATCCAGATGTTGGGTCTTAGCGGTATCTATACGCAAATTACGGTAGAAGGTCTACCAGGACCTCGCGGATTTTCCGCGCCTCTAGGCTTGAACTCTATTGCCGGAACCTGGATCGAAGCCATCAATATCAGTAAAGGAATCGGTTCTGTAGCGAACGGTTTCGAAAATATGGCCGGACAAATCAATGTGGAACTTAAGAAGCCACATAACTCCGACAAGTTATTTTTCAATGCTTATGCGAATAACATGGGCCGTACGGATGTAAACTTAAATGTATCGCATCATATCAATGAGAAATGGTCGGTTGGCCTATTATTACATGACAACTTCATGTACAACAAATCCATGAACTTCAGTGATAATGGTTTCCGTGATATGCCTGTTGGTAATTTATTCTCCGGAATCAACAGATGGCATTATGAGAATGGAAAAGGTATAATCGCTCAATTCGGCGTTAAATTCCTTCATGATGATCGCATCGGTGGACAGATCGATTTCAACGAGAAGACCGATAAATACGGTACGGACCTATACGGACTAGGTTTCAAGAACCAGCGTATTGAAGGTTTCGGTAAACTGGGTTATGTTTTCCCGACAAACAAACACCGTAGTATCGGGCTTCAGTTGTCCGCAAGCCGCTTCAAACAAGAAAGCTTCTTTGGATTAAACGCATACGATAATGAGCAGAAATCCCTATATGCTAACCTTTTGTTCCAAGACATCTTAGGCTCTGTTGCCCATAAATACAAAGTCGGAGCGTCGGTACAGCATGATAACTATGACGAGGATTTGGCGCGCTATCAGGCAGGACAAACTGCTTATCAATACGATTTCGGCCGCAAAGAAACCACGGCAGGGGCATTTGCAGAATATACCTTTAGCCCGTCTGAAAATTTCGACGCTGTTTTAGGCCTTCGCCAAGATTACAACAACCTATATGGTTGGTTTACTACGCCACGCGCCGTATTACGCTATCAGCCGACTCTTAACACAACCCTTCGCTTAAGCTCGGGAAGAGGACAGCGCACAGCGAATATCTTTGCGGAAAACTTAGGTATTTTCGCTTCCAGCCGTAGCATCAACAATATGGCAGGGCTGATCAACGGCGCCAATGCGTATGGCTTAAAGCCTGAGGTATCCTGGAATACCGGATTCACGTTCGACCAGAATTTTCAATTATTTGGCAGAGAGTCGGGTATTTCGGTAGAGTTATTCCACAACCGTTTCCAAAACCAAGTAGTCATCGACTATGAAGATCCACGTCAGGTTAGTTTCTATAACCTAGATGGCAAGTCATTCTCCAATAGTATTCAAGCGGAGTTCCGTTTTATGCCACTTCAACATTTTGAAGCACGCATGGCTTACCGTTTACTAGACGTACAAACAGATTATCAGTCTGGAAGACTGGAGAAACCAATGAACGCGAAGCACCGTGGGTTCTTGAACTTAGCTTATAACCTGCACTCGGGATGGGCATTTGACTATACCTTAAACGTGGTAGGAAAAAAACGTCTTCCAAGTACCGCAAGCAATCCGGTTGAATACCAACTCGGCACACGCTCAGATGCTTATGTAACGATGAATGCTCAAGTTAGCCGCACATTCGGTAAGAACAAAAACTTTGATATCTATATCGGAGGAGAGAACTTAACAAACTTCTACCAGAAAGATCCAATCTTAGCATTCGACAATCCTTTTGGTCAAAACTTCGATACCAATCTCGTATGGGGACCAATTACCGGTCGTATGTTCTACACCGGTATCCGTTACCATATCAAATAG
- the trpA gene encoding tryptophan synthase subunit alpha, translating to MQITKHANGLLSIYFTAGYPHINSTLEIAKALESAGADFLEIGFPYSDPVADGPTIQHSSEVALKNGMTLKVLFEQLKDLRKHVQIPVFLMGYVNPVIQFGVEAFCKACKEVGVNGTIIPDLPMYEYEELYRPIFEENGISNIFLVTPQTSESRIRKIDDLSTSFIYLLSSNATTGKQLDIQDQAANYFQRIKDMDLKNPFIIGFGIHDQHTFSKATSYANGAIVGTAFVKLLAEDDYLDRIPAFIQSIKGIN from the coding sequence ATGCAAATAACAAAACACGCAAATGGATTATTGTCCATTTACTTTACAGCAGGATACCCACATATAAATAGCACACTAGAAATCGCAAAGGCTTTAGAATCTGCAGGTGCTGATTTTCTGGAAATTGGATTCCCCTATTCCGACCCGGTTGCGGATGGACCTACCATCCAGCATAGTTCGGAGGTCGCATTAAAAAACGGAATGACCTTAAAGGTTCTATTCGAGCAGCTCAAAGACCTGCGAAAGCATGTGCAGATCCCGGTATTCCTAATGGGCTATGTCAATCCCGTTATACAGTTTGGCGTTGAAGCATTCTGTAAGGCATGCAAGGAAGTTGGTGTGAATGGAACGATCATTCCAGATTTACCGATGTATGAATATGAGGAACTCTATCGACCTATTTTTGAGGAGAATGGCATCAGCAACATCTTTTTAGTTACTCCACAAACCTCAGAATCTAGAATCCGAAAGATCGATGATTTATCGACCAGCTTCATTTATCTTTTATCCTCCAATGCTACAACGGGCAAACAATTGGATATTCAAGATCAAGCAGCAAACTATTTCCAACGAATCAAAGATATGGACTTGAAAAACCCATTCATCATAGGCTTTGGAATACACGATCAACATACGTTCTCAAAAGCTACAAGTTATGCCAATGGCGCTATTGTAGGAACAGCTTTCGTGAAATTATTGGCGGAAGATGATTATTTAGACCGTATACCCGCATTTATACAATCTATTAAAGGGATAAATTAG